Within the Cervus canadensis isolate Bull #8, Minnesota chromosome 17, ASM1932006v1, whole genome shotgun sequence genome, the region GGAGCTCTGCCCTGCCTCTGTCCCTTGGCCAACAGCTGGTTCTCACCCTCTCTTGCAGGGGCTCTGTAAGCTCGGCTCGGCTGGAGGGACCGACTTTAGCATGAAGCAGTTTGCTGAAGGCTCCACTCTCAAGCTGGCCAAGCAGTGTCGAAAGTGAGTggtttatggagaaggaaatggcaacccactccagtattcttgcctggaaaaatccatggacagaggagtctggcgggctgaagtccatgggattccatgactgagcatgtgtgcacgagggtggagggagatgggttggtagcaataaactggtagaacaaaaaaaaaaaaaaaagtgagtggtTTAGCACGGCCGTGGCTCCCTGCCTGCTGGCCAGACCTCAAGAGGAGAGGGGAATCCTCACTGCCCTGTCCTCCCCAGGCAGACCCTCCACGTGAACCACTTCCGTATGTGGTGGGGTTGCCCCAACCACTGGCTTTTCCCCCCTGGGTCCTGGGGCGCCCCTCCtgccgccccccgccgcccccctgCCCGTTCCGGTAGTCACCAGTGCCCTGCACGCCCCCAGGTGGCTGTGCAATGACCAGATGGACGTGGGCACGCGGCGCTGGGCGGTGGAAGGCCTGGCCTACCTCACCTTCGATGCTGACGTGAAGGAAGAGTTTGTGGAGGATGCAGCTGCCCTGAAGGCTCTGTTCCGGCTCAGCAAGGTAGCCCCTGGGTTCCTGCAGTCGTCCAGGGACGCTGACTCGGATTAGAGCCCAGAGGGCTTTCTTGGCAGGTTGTGGCCCACGGCGTTCGTGACACAGGTCGGTAGCCCGAGTGACTGCCCTGTGCAGCCTGGGCCTTCTGACCTGCACCAGCCGTGTCAGAAAGGATGCCCTCTGAGGAGGAGTCGGGGAGGTCTAGTGCATGAGCTCCCAAAGGCCACCCTGGGGCCTGGGAGGTGCCCGGATTCATCCTGGTGCCCAGGATGAGGGTAGAACTGGGAGCCTGGGCAGCGCTGACCCCAGTCCTGCTCTGCCCCGGGGCTGGCCGCTAACagcccctctgccccctcccgGCAGTCCGAGGAGAGGTCGGTGCTCTTCGCGGTGGCCTCTGCGCTGGTGAACTGCACCAACAGCTACGACTACGAGGAGCCGGACCCCAAGATGGTGGAGCTGGCCAAGTATGCCAAGCAGCATGTGCCCGAGCAGCACCCCAAGGTGAGGGGACCTCCGTGTCGTGGGGGCCAGTTGACCCAAGCCATCCACAGCAGATGCACCTTCTGTTTAAGcgggtttctttctcttttaatctttttttaaacttagttaatttatgtaatttatttttggctgcactgggtctttgttgcggctcgggcttttctctagttgcggtgagcgggggctgctctcgagttgccgtgtgcaggctctcactgcggtggcttctcttgttgcggagcatgggctctagagctcaggctcagtaactgtgacacacgggcttagtttcctgcagcatgtgggatcttcccagaccagggatggaacctgtgtcccctgcatcggcaggtggcttcttaaccaccggaccacctgggaagtcctctttCCCTTTGTTGCCATGCCCATCAACATGTGTCGTGAGAAGGGTTCCCCTTTCCCCTGCCTAATCAGCTGAGGTCCCTCTGCTCAGCTGCCTCGTTCCCCAGGACAAGCCGAGTTTCGTGCGGGCTCGGGTGAAGAAGCTGCTGGCGGCTGGTGTGGTGTCGGCCATGACGTGCATGGTGAAGACCGAGAGCCCTGTGCTGACCAGTTCCTGCAGGGAGCTGCTCTCCAGGTGAGCCTGCCCCCTGCCCATCAGCCTCCCTGCTGCTGATGAAACTACAGGGGGAGCCGTTGCTGAGGCAGTGGGCTCCTGGAGCAAGAGGGGCCACCCACCTGGCAGTCTTCCTTTGCTGCACCCGGGCCAGAGCTCTGACCTGCCTGCCCAGCTCGGCACTCTCCCCACAGGGTCTTCCTGGCTTTGGTGGAAGAGGTCGAGGACCGCGGCACTGTGGTTGCCCAGGGAGGGGGCAAGGTAAGCTGGCTCAGGCTCCTTCAGGATGCGCCATAAAACATGACTCAGTGGCTGCCACAGCAGAGGTCGGTGTTGGATGGGGACAGACAAGTGTCATTAGCAGCCAGCAGGAATGTATTCCTGATGCGTGAGTGATGCTGAAGGGCCCTGGACTTTGTGCCTATAGGGGTCTGAGCACTCCTGTGTCATCGGCCTTCCTGGCCCGTGCCCGGCACAGTCCACATCTAGCCCTTAATAAGTGTTTTCCAGAAGTGTCTGGGTAGCTTGCCGGAGGCCTCAGAAGTGAGAGGGTGTGAGTGGGCGTGTGGTCAAGCCCGGGGAGAGAGACGGGACAGGTGAGGGCGGCACAGACAGGGCCTCACGATCCTGGCTGCAGCCTGAGTGCTCATGGGCCTGTCCCACAGGCTCTGCTCCCACTGGCCCTGGAAGGCACCGACGTGGGGCAGACGAAGGCAGCCCAGGCTCTCGCTAAGCTCACCATCACCTCCAACCCAGAGATGACCTTTCCCGGCGAGCGGGTGCGTGTCTTCCTGCCCCAGCCCCGGCCTGTCCTCCACTCCCTGAGTGAAGGGCCCTCCTGGCCTTTCACTCAGGCTGTGGCTCCTCCACGGGgccgtggggtggggagggtgaccTCTCGGGGGCTGGACTCCCATCTGCAGGGCCGGTGGGGTTGGGAGAACTGGGGTGGGTAGCCCTGATGCATGGGTGTGTATTCCAGATCTACGAGGTGGTCCGGCCCCTCGTCTCCCTGTTGCACCTCAACTGCTCCGGCCTGCAGAACTTCGAGGCGCTCATGGCTCTGACAAACCTGGCGGGGATCAGTGAGAGGCTTCGGTGAGGCCCTCGGGGATGCAGGGCCTGGGCAGGGCACCATGGTTTAGACCATTCCCAGGAAAGCACTTTAcagttctttttgttgttattgttagtcaattactgaatttatttttggctgtgctgggtcttagttgctccaCGCTGGCTTTCTGTAGGTGCAGTGAGCGGGGGTTACTCTTCattggggtgcacgggcttctgaTTGTGTTAGCTTCTTTTgtagcagagcacaggctctaggcgccccagcacaggcttcagtagttgtggcacgtgggcttacagttgcttctcagcatgtgggatcttcccggaccaggggtcgaacccatgtccccggcatggcaggcagattcttatccactggaccaccagggaagtccaacactTTACAATTTGGAGTGCACTCCTCAGTTACTTATTTGCCAGACAGGCCGAGAGGCATGACTTGTGCAGTGTTCTGCGAGAGGGCAAGAAACTAGGCCGTAAGAGTGCAGGCCCTAGAGTCAGACCacatggattcaaatcctggctttacTGGTTATTAGTGTCTAACCTCACAAGTAACTTAACtcctctgtgccttagtttcctttgctgtgaaatgGAATGGTTATATACCTATCTCATGAAGTAGCAGtgaggaggattaaatgagaaaatccaGGTAAAAGCATTTACTACCTAGATGCCTGACTCCTAGCAATGTGTCCAAGCAGCACGTATTAGCTGCTGTCACTAATGATGAGACTACTCAGTCTCAGGCTCCCCTTCTGCAAAGTAGTAGTGATAATCACATGTGCACCTTTACCACAGGGCTGtggtgaagatttttttaaaaatatttattatttggctgcgccaggtcatagttgcagcatgcaggatcttaagttgtggcacgtgagatctatttccctgaccagggatggagccgggacctcctgcattgggagcatggagtcttagctactgaaccgccagggaagtccctgtggtgAGGATTAAGTAAGATAGTCCAAGTGCTGGGTCAGGGTGAGTGCTCAAACGTTAGATGTtagcatcaccatcatcacccccAGGTATCCTAACTCCTAGTTGAGAGCATTTTCCAAGGTCCCTCGTGCTGTCTCCTCGGCCAGGTTAGAAGGCTGGAAACCACTGCCCGGTGGCTTCAGACCTGCGCAGGGCGGTCTCTGCATATTGCCCAGGGAAATCTTTGGCCCAGGGCTTGTTGTATGGGGAAACGGGCTGGGAGTGATGGATTCAAACGCCCTGGTGATGCCAATGCTTCCGCCCCTGGCCCCACAGGCAGAAGATTCTGAAGGAGAAGGCCGTGCCCATGATCGAGGGCTACATGTTTGAGGAGCACGAGATGCTCCGCCGGGCGGCCACGGAATGCATGTGTAACTTGGCCATGAGCAAGGAGGTGAGGGCTGGTCCAGGCGGTCACGCCAGGCAGGCACGCAGGAGGACCCGGCCCTGGCTGGGCTTCTGCCCCATCTGACTTGGTCCTGCCCCACTTGTGGCCACAGGTGCAGGACCTCTTTGAAGCCACGGGCAACGACCGGCTGAAGCTGCTGGTGCTGTACAGTGGCGAGGACGACGAGCTGCTGCGGCGGGCGGCCGCCGGGGGCCTGGCTATGCTCACCTCCGTGCGGCCCTCGCTCTGCAGCCGCATCCCCCAAGTGGTCAGTGCCTCTTCTTGGTGGAGACAGGGGCGGTGGGCCAGGAAGCCCCAGCCTGCTGGCGGTCGGCTGGTGGAAGGCAGCCCCAGGGTGTGTGGGTGGTGTTCGCTGCCAGGGTTCCCTGCTGCTCTGTGGTCACACTGCCCTGTCTCCGGCAGACCACACACTGGCTGGAGATCCTGCAGGCCCTGCTGCTGAGCCCCAGCCAGGAGTTGCAGCACCGGGGCGCTGTGGTGGTGCTGAACATGGTGGAGGCCTCGAGGGAGATCGCCAGCACCCTGATGGAGAGCGAGGTGCTGGAGATCCTGTCGGTGCTGGCCAAGGACAAGGAGAGCCCGGTCACCAGGGCAGCCACAGCTTGTCTGGGGAAAGCGGTGGAATATGGCCTTATCAAGCCCAGCCAGGACGGAAAATGAGGGCCTGCCTCTCACACACGCTACCCATCACAGCACAAGGAGCAAGGACAGACTGGCTGGTGGGGGCTGGGATGCAAACATCTGGTCTCTCCTCCCCAGCTGCCCTTTGATGTCCTCTGTTCTGAGTCAGGGAACACGTTCACAGCCCTGCTCTCCCAGCACAGCCTCTGGCCTCACATGGCAGGGCACTTTTTCCTGTACTACTAAGACAGTTGGGAATGGGGATGGCGTGTCCTAATTCAGCCTGTGGGTTCCTGGCATTGGGAAGGACACAGCAAGCAGCCTCACCAGCTATGAGCATCACCCAAGCCTGCTAGCAGGACCACCTCTGATCTTCTAATAAAAGCTTGTGGAGGAATTTcattgtggtccagtggttaagactctgtgtttgcaaggcaggggctgcaggttcagttcctggtcggagaactaaggtcccatgtGCCAACgtggacaaaaaaagaaagtgcatGGAACTCAAGTATGTGTTCTGTCATCGGCAGGGAGGGCTGGCAGTGGACCAGACTATGGAGCAGGAGCTAGGCATGATTGAGTAGTGTGGGCAGCTTTACAGCAGCACAGCCACCTCTAGGGAAGGAATCAAATGGAATCCTACCCCAGGTCTGCTGAGTTGCTTATCCCTGTTAGAAGGTCAAAGGGTAAACATTGGGGAGCAAATCAGTATTTAGTCACATGGATATAAATgcgttcagtttagttgctcagtcatgtccgactctttgcgatcccacggacttcatcatgccaggcctccctgtccatcaccaactcccggagtttactcaaactcatgtccattgagacagtgatgccatccaaccatctcatcctctgtcatctcctcctcctcctgccttcaatctttcccagcatccgggtcttttccaatgagtcagttcttcacatcacgtggccaaagtattggagtttcagcttcagcatcagtccttccaatgaatattcaggactgatctcctttaggatgaactggttggatctccttgcagtccaagtctcaagagtcttcttcagcacatcagttcaaaagcatcaattcttcggcactcggctttctttatagtccaatgctcacatccatatgtgactactggaaaaactgtagcttggactagactgacctttgttggcaaactaatgcctctgctttttaatatgctgtctaggttggtcacagcttttcttccaaggagcaagtgtgttttaatttcatggctgcagtcaccatctgcagtgattttggagcccccaaaagtagtctgtcactgtttccattgcatccccatctgtttgccatgaagtgatgggacaggatgccatgatgttagttttctgaatgttgagttttgtttttttttttttgaatgttgagttttaaaccagctttttcactctcctttttcacgtccatcaagaggctctttagttctttttcgctttctgccataagggtggtgtcatctgagctAATAGGCCTTTCAATACTTCTGCCTTTGTATTGAGAGTTCTCATTGGTCTCCAGTTAGGGAGAACGCGGGATCTAGGGTTGGGAAAACGCTGAAGGGAACCCCAGTAGCTGAGCCGGGCTGGAGCTGGGCGCCGCAAGTACCCCCACCTGGCTGGGCGGATGGTCCCAGAGCGCCTGCTTCCGCTCTGCGGGTCAAGCCCAGCTTGACTCTCATTGGCTCACGGAGGTAAGTGACAGACTCTAGAGCCAATGGATGGTAAAAGCTGCCCGCCGCCAGCCTAGTACGACTGCGGCACGTTGGGCAGACCCACGAGAGTTAAGAGAGCTGCGGCCGCCCCAGACTGAAAAGGACAGGCAGCACTCGTCCCTGGGGTCGCTCGTAGCCGACCCCTTAGTACTTTGTGAATGTCCCCCAGATGCTTTTAATACGGGCTCCACGGCCCCGTGCGAGTCTGCGGGGGGCGGGACCATCTGGTCCAACCTCGGTTTCGAGCCACGCCCGCTGGAGGTTTGGCCCACTCCTCGCCCGGGGCCTCCTGGGCCTAGCGGAGGGCTCGGGACCGGTTCGACCGAGTTAGGACTGAACAGGCCGCGGCCAGAATTGCCCGAACCCAGGTAAGCAAGTCCACGGCCGCCCGCCCTGCCCGGGGAGGTCACGCCGCTCGCCGGCGATTGGCTCCGTGGAGGCTTCCGAAGCCAATGGGCTTAGGGCGCGGCTCTTCAAACTTTAACTTCCTGGCTGCCAGCCGAGTCCTGGTCCGGCTGTCGACCGGTTCCTGGTCGCTGCCCTGCCTCCCGGCCTTTCCTCCCTCTAGACGGCCCATTGGATCGAGCTGCCTGAGGGGGTGGAGGACACAGGGTCAAGATTAAGATCAGAGGCCTTGGGCTGGGATTGGCCCGGAAGGAGTAGGAGCCCaggcctgggtcagggagatacTGCAGGATCTAGCTTCAAAGACTTAAAAATGCCAACGATATTCTGATTAAGCCGAACATGCTGTACGCAGAAAGTGGCATCACCGTGTCACTCGACTCTGCCTGTTTCCCCATTTATGCGCGAGTGCCTTGAAAGCAGACAGCGGTGCTTCTTATTGACTTAGAGTAAGGGAttaatgcagtccatggggtccacagggtcgccgagtcggacatgacttatcgactgaacaatgacaaaaagGATCAATAAATGCGTGCGGGATGAATAAATGAGTAGACAAGGTCCAGTTGAAATTGTGTTTACATAGGTCCCTAAAAACCCAgtgaccatttctttttttaattttatcaactCTTAAGTCCTGGATTTAATAAGCTGACACTGTCCTTACGATGCCGTGTGCCAGCTCTTGAAACCTTTATTTGTATCTGTTCGTAGCAATTCCACAAGGTAGGTACAGACATCACCCTCCACTTCTGCCCAGCTTGTACAACTGCACAGACTGAATTGGATTGAGAGAGCTCAAGTAAATTGGCTAAGGACACAGGCGTTGCTAGCTGCAGAGGCAAACATGTGAACCCTGGAAGTGGTCCTGCCCCTTACAGGGCATTGTCTTTGCCTTTCACTGGTGGGAAATGATGGATCCTGAGTTCAGTCTTCTGCCCCTCTCGGTCCTAAGCTTGTGTAAGGGTCACTTTCTCTGGGAGTCTCCACTGTCAAACGGAGACAATTCTAGTTCCCAGGATTACATGGGATAATGTGTCTGACATTGAGAATTTGGAGTGGGAGGGACTCAGAGTCCTAGTCCGATGCCTAAAGGAGAGGCTATTTAACTACCTCGTGCCCACTTTGCGGGACAGTGAATGTGCTTGAGTCAAAAGGGAGGACAGGGAAAGGGCCCCACTTACACAGCTGAGAATCGTTCTAAGTCTGGTAGGACGCCCGCTCAGCGAACGTGGGTGGAATGCACGTCGTGTGCCTCTGTGGTTAGAAGGGTGGCTTTCCTCCCCTTTTACCCGTAAGGCAGCTGCAGTGTCTCCCAAGGAAGAATCTCTCCGGGTTCTTGCCCTAACCTTCCGTCTCGCCGGCCGCTCCAGTCAGGTCGCAGCCAGCCGAGGGCGCTGCGAGGCATGGACGAGGAGCATCGCGGGACCTGGTTCGGCTTCGGTTTCTGCGGCTTTGGGCAGGCGCTGGGCTCGGGGCTCGGGCGCCAGGTACACAGCCCCGAGCCGCTGAGGACGCCGGGCGGCAACCTCGACGTCTGCCGCGTGAGCGCGAGCTGGAGCTACACCGCCTTTGTGACCCGTGAGCGCCCCTCTCCGTCCCCGCCTCCGGCCCCCGGCGCGCACGCCGCCCCCTCCGTCCCCAGCCCGCTCTCCGCCCCCCGCAGGTGGAGGCCGGGTGCAGCTGTCGGGCGCCGCGGGCGGCACGGCGGGCGGATGCACGGACGCGTGGGCGTCGGAGGAGCTCCTGGTGCTGCTGCGCGCGGGGCCGGGAGCCGGGGCGGAGCTGCAGGCCTGGGCGCCGGGTTCCGCGCTGCGCGGGGAGCCCCTCTGGTCCCAGGCCGTGCAGGAGGCGGAAGGCGGACCCAGCCGTGATGAGACCCAGGCGGGGCCGCTGCCGCTGCTGCCCTGCACTCGCGCCTACGTGAGCCCGCGGCCACCCTTTTACCGGCCTCTGGCCCCCACGCTGCGGGCACGTCGCCTGGAGCTGGGCGCCGAGCACGCGTTGCTGCTGGACGCCGCGGGCCAGGTGTTCTCCTGGGGCGCGGGCAGGTGAGTGGGGCTTGGCCAGGTAGGCCAGCTGGCCTTTTGCAGGGgtgaggggggggggggctgcGATAAATGTGACCTCGGAGTGGGAGGTCAGCATCCAGGGGCCAGGAGGGAGTGTTTGGGCAAGGATGGGGAGGAGACCTCTTGGTGTGAGCATCGCTGACTGGGATCTTCTTTGCTAAGGCATGGACAGCTGGGCCACGGGACCCTGGAGGCCGAGCCGGAGCCCAGGCTGTTGGAGGCGCTGCAGGGCCTACCCATGGCTGAAGTCGCCGCAGGCGGCTGGCACTCTGTCTGCCTGAGTGGTGAGTGACCTAGGGCTTTCACAAAACCAGCTCAGGGTCTCCCAGATGCCAAACCTTCCTCCTCCTCGCCCCAGTTAGATGGGTGGCCTAGCCAGGCCTCCTTCCAAGCTCCTCCCGCATCCATCAGCCCAGTCATTCCTGACTCCCAAACGCCTTACAGAttcagcccccacccccatgacCACCCTCACAATCCGGGCTGTTGGCAGTTGTTTCCCGTCTTCTGGTCTCACTACTCCTCCCATCCGTCTGCCTCCAGCCAGGGCTGTCATTTTGGAATACTCCCCAAGGGAGAATGGAGGGGTGAGGGGCAGCTGAGACAAGAAGGATGGAGAAGAAAGGCAGCAGCTGCCCAGGTGGCCGTGATGTGTGGCACACAGTGGGCACCAGGAGGCCCACCCGGAGGAGGACGGTGGTCAGTGTGAGCTCAGGTGGCGCCGTGGCTGGTCACCCGGGATGGGATTAGCATCAGTTGAGATTGTGTTCACCCCTCTGGCAGGAGATCAGGTGCAGCTGATAGCTAGGCTGTGGGGTAGGGCTGGGAGCAGATGATTTTTGCAAGGATCTGCATCTGGGCACTCTGGCTGCTACTTATATTGTTACTGACAAGGTCGGGCTGCACAGCCAGCCAAACGCTGAGATGCCAAGGTTGACAGCCAAGAAAGAGTTTATTCACAAGGCAGCCAAGTGAGGAGATGGGAGAATAAGCCTCTGATCTGCCACATTGAAGGGCTTGGGGTATTTATGGCATAAGCCAGGTGGTCTTAGGCATGGAGAAAGGTGATTGGAGGTAGGGAAGAAGGTGAGGTAATCAGTGTTCTGAGCAGGCATACCTGAGTCAACATGGTTCTGCAGATTTCAAAGTGGAGgcgctttgggacttccctggcagtccagtggttaggatgcagagctttcactgctggagcctgggttcaatccctggtcagggaactaagatcccacaaaccaccaGGCAGCAGGGCgggcgcggggaggggggggaggcAATTAGCATGATCTAAGGGTGGAGTTTTCCAGCCCTCTGACATTAGAAGGTCATTCATTGGCCATGTGCACAAGCCCAGTTTTAGGGTCGGTGGTCCCATCGAGTCTCCAGATTGCTTTTGCTGGGCAGGCGCTGACTCCAAGTTCCTGTGAAACAGCTGGGTTGTATGAAACTGTATACagttaaagggggaaaaaagcagaaaaaccaaAGTGAACTTAAAGAAGGCACTTTACAAGCAAAGGGGTTTTTAATAGTGTGTTCCTCATCTGTTCTCCAAGGAAAGTTTAAGAATTTCTCCGTAGTTATCACCTTCTGTTAAATCCGTGGGGCATGGTTTCACTCGGGATCTTTAAAAATGACTTAGGCCTGCACTCTCCCCTTCCTATTCTAATGGGCCTGGGTTGGCAGCCAGGCTTGAGAACTACTGGGCGGGAGGAGAGACGAGAGGACCAGAAAGTGAGCACAAAGGGAAGTCTCACACTAAGGTCCAAAAGGAGTTTGAGGCCTCGGTGTAGTGTGGTTGGAGCACTGATGCTTCAAACCAGACCTCCCAGGTTCACATCAGCATCACTCTGCCCCTGGTGATCTTGGGCAGAACACCTCACCACTCAAGTTTCTCTGGAGTAGAGTGGGGATATGGTGCTTAATATCCGTGCTGGCACGgattaaatatttgataaaaatcaGCTACTACTGTTAGTGAATTTTTAGTGTTAGGGCTCTTGCTCCAGCCAACAACCCTATATAGTGTTGTGGGAGGAGGCAAGCAATGTTGAGAGCTTCTAGAGGCcttcagggatgggggagggtgtAATGGGTCAAGAGGGTCAACTGTATGGCGACAGACGGAAACCGACCTTTTGGTGATAAACTGTAGTGCATACAGAAGTCAAAATATATGTAATGTTGTAAATATGAAACTTATACAAAAACTTTCATGCTGTGTCAATTAAATCAATGCTGTGTCagtgtaaaaaaacaaacaaacacattttttaaaaaaggtcttcAGGACCAGTGATGGGTAGGGCTGAAGAAAGGAGCCTGGGCTCAGTGGATGTGAAAAGAAGACACTCGGAAACTTCCAGGGACTCATTTCCAAACTGCATGTTGGGGGTGGTGGCTGGGATTTAACAACAAAAGGGAAAAGTGACCCTGGAGAGGAAAGCCTAACAAGAGGTGTCCTTTAAGAATAGGGTGACCGAATGCACGTAAGGGGGAAAGGCCCTGCTGAGACAAGAAAgctgctgggccctgggggaggTGCTTAATCTGGAACGCTGACTTGGGTGGGGCAGGTAAGAGTTGTCTTTCAGGAGCCACACTCCTACAGGGAGTGTGGAGGGATGCAGGGGTGATCTGAGTCTGTTTAATGGGACCCTATTCTCTCTGAGACAGAGACAGGAGATATTTATATCTGGGGCTGGAATGAATCGGGGCAGCTGGCCCTGCCCACCAA harbors:
- the RCCD1 gene encoding RCC1 domain-containing protein 1 isoform X3; translated protein: MDEEHRGTWFGFGFCGFGQALGSGLGRQVHSPEPLRTPGGNLDVCRVSASWSYTAFVTRGGRVQLSGAAGGTAGGCTDAWASEELLVLLRAGPGAGAELQAWAPGSALRGEPLWSQAVQEAEGGPSRDETQAGPLPLLPCTRAYVSPRPPFYRPLAPTLRARRLELGAEHALLLDAAGQVFSWGAGRHGQLGHGTLEAEPEPRLLEALQGLPMAEVAAGGWHSVCLSETGDIYIWGWNESGQLALPTKSLAEDGKTTAGASGLDEDGSEVKRVSTGEDGAPAPFIAVQPFPALLDLSPGSEAVKVSCGSRHTAVLTRTGELYTWGWAPP
- the RCCD1 gene encoding RCC1 domain-containing protein 1 isoform X1, whose protein sequence is MDEEHRGTWFGFGFCGFGQALGSGLGRQVHSPEPLRTPGGNLDVCRVSASWSYTAFVTRGGRVQLSGAAGGTAGGCTDAWASEELLVLLRAGPGAGAELQAWAPGSALRGEPLWSQAVQEAEGGPSRDETQAGPLPLLPCTRAYVSPRPPFYRPLAPTLRARRLELGAEHALLLDAAGQVFSWGAGRHGQLGHGTLEAEPEPRLLEALQGLPMAEVAAGGWHSVCLSETGDIYIWGWNESGQLALPTKSLAEDGKTTAGASGLDEDGSEVKRVSTGEDGAPAPFIAVQPFPALLDLSPGSEAVKVSCGSRHTAVLTRTGELYTWGWGKYGQLGHKDTTTLDRPCRVEYFVDKQLQVRTVSCGPWNTYVYAVEKEKS
- the RCCD1 gene encoding RCC1 domain-containing protein 1 isoform X4, producing the protein MDEEHRGTWFGFGFCGFGQALGSGLGRQVHSPEPLRTPGGNLDVCRVSASWSYTAFVTRGGRVQLSGAAGGTAGGCTDAWASEELLVLLRAGPGAGAELQAWAPGSALRGEPLWSQAVQEAEGGPSRDETQAGPLPLLPCTRAYVSPRPPFYRPLAPTLRARRLELGAEHALLLDAAGQVFSWGAGRHGQLGHGTLEAEPEPRLLEALQGLPMAEVAAGGWHSVCLSETGDIYIWGWNESGQLALPTKSLAEDGKTTAGASGLDEDGSEVKRVSTGEDGAPAPFIAVQPFPALLDLSPGSEAVKVSCGSRHTAVLTRTGELYTWGWED
- the RCCD1 gene encoding RCC1 domain-containing protein 1 isoform X2, which gives rise to MDEEHRGTWFGFGFCGFGQALGSGLGRQVHSPEPLRTPGGNLDVCRVSASWSYTAFVTRGGRVQLSGAAGGTAGGCTDAWASEELLVLLRAGPGAGAELQAWAPGSALRGEPLWSQAVQEAEGGPSRDETQAGPLPLLPCTRAYVSPRPPFYRPLAPTLRARRLELGAEHALLLDAAGQVFSWGAGRHGQLGHGTLEAEPEPRLLEALQGLPMAEVAAGGWHSVCLSETGDIYIWGWNESGQLALPTKSLAEDGKTTAGASGLDEDGSEVKRVSTGEDGAPAPFIAVQPFPALLDLSPGSEAVKVSCGSRHTAVLTRTGELYTWGWDLGTLRGAELREIGSISISYLPF